In uncultured Desulfuromonas sp., the genomic stretch GCTCCTCACGAGCCAACACCTTGCGGGTACGTTCGATCAGCTCCGGATCACCGATTCCCTCGGCAATCGCCATGATGGCGTTGGTGGTATCGCGCTGACCGTAAAATGACACCGAAACAAACGGAATGCCGTAACGCTCTTTCATCTTGCGGGTAAACGTAACCAGGGATTTGGCACAGACAATGACGTTAAGTTTGGCGCGATGAGCGGTGCAGATTTCATCAATGCGACCGTCACCGCTCAACGTGGAGAGGATACGAATACCCAGCTCGTCGAGAATCGGTTTGTACTGCCACATATCGCCGGTGACATTGTAATCACCAATCAGGTTGATGGCATGGCTCACATCGCCCTGCGGCTCCTTGCGGCCAATGAGGTTTTTGAGCACGGCTTCACCACCGAGACGACTGCCGAGGTTTTTGCCGCCGACAAACCCCGGCGCATGCACCGGCACAATCGGGATGTTAAATTTCTTCTCAGCATGGCGACACACAACATCAATATCATCACCGATCATCGCCGTTACGCAGGTGGAATAGACGAATATCGCCTTCGGGTCATAGTGCTCCATCACATAGACGATGCCATCATACAGCTTATCTTCACCGCCGAAGATGACATCATTGGTGGTGACCGCCGTGGTAAAACCCATCTGAGTCATGTCCCGGCCCTCATAACTGGTCGGAGTGGCCCGGGTTTCCCAGGAAGAACTCAAGCAGGTCAGCGGACCATGCACCAGATGGGCGGCATCCGCATAGGGGAATAGGGAAATTTGCGCGCCTTCGAACGCACAGCCACCACTGGTGGCACCGGGCGTTGTCGTATTGCACGCTTTCTTTTTGGTCGCGTTGTGCTCGCAGGCACTTTCGTCAAGCAGATCTTTAATTTTTGGTTTATCAGACACAGCATGTCCTTTCACAAGAGTCGTTAAACCTCTTGCCGAGAAACGCGCCGTTGAGTCTCTCAACCAGGGGAAGGTTGCATTGCGCAGGCATTCTGTTGACGGAGTAACCGAGGGGATGCCGTCAACAGAACAGGGTCGCCATACCAAACCGGCAACAGGCGACCTGAAGAATAATAATACTCGTGCTGTGATATTTGCAAAAGGCTGGCCAGTTCAGATAACCACCTGAAAAAGCGCATTTTTATCTTGAAGTGATGGACGCGCATGCACAAAGGCTGACCATTTTCCTCATTTTAGGGCAGCTAAGCGCTCAAAGTTTAAGCAGAAAAAAGCAATGATTTTGGTAATGCCGCCACAAGAACCTCATCCCCAGAAAATGCCGGTGGGATCATCGGTGACACAATCAAGCAACCGTTCAATATCCCGATCCTCTGGGTGCGGATGGTAGGGAAGCCAGTCTTCATTGCGGTCGGCACTGAACAACCGCCAGACCTGCTGGTGAGGATCTTTTTCAAAACGGGCAATGGCCGTGGAATACCACAAGTCCACCTTTTCATGGTGGTGACGGGATTCATATAAGGTCAGATGACGACCGCGAATCCGGTAATCGAGACGCAGTTTCGTATTCAATTCACGGGGAATCCTTATCTCACAATAGGCATTAAACAGCCGCTTTAATCGGATTATTTCAAATTCACTGAGACTCATAGTCAATCGGGTCCTGTCCAGCAGCAAGAGGTGGTCAATTTCGTCAAGTTTGTGGGCCATGGAGTACTGTCAGCAGTGTAACAGGAGTCTGTTCTCTACGAAATGAAAACACGGTTGTTAAACCCAGGACGAATATGCTAGAACAACCAAGTAGGCGTTCTAATGAATTTCTTTCATTGCAGGAGCAGACAGTGTCTTCATTTCCTCAGGAAGCATCCTCGTCTCTTCAGGAAAAAAAAACTCAAGGCCGTAAAGTGTGCGAAAAATGCCTCGAGTTAGAAGAGATGACCTCCGCTTTGGAAGAATATATCGGCCGGACTAACGAACAACTGCTCAAATCCGAAATGTCCGATATGGAATTGGAACAGATTTTTTCCGCCTGCGCCGATCCAATGGTGGTGATCCGCGACGACGGGATCATCGTTCGTGCCAACCGCAGCATGCTGGAACATCTCGGCTGTTGTTGCGAAAACGTCATTGGTCATTCCTGCACCGAGCTACTCAGTGAGCAGGAATGTAAACTGGCCAACTCCCGTAAGAATAAAAGTCAGACCGATATCGAAATCACCAACGAAGACGGTGAGATCATTAACTATATCATGACCACAACACCACTGGTTACCCTTGATGGTACCCCTGGAACCCTGGCTCAATACAAAGACATTACCGACCGCAAAAAAGCCGAGCAGGCCCTGGAAAAAGCCCATGCTGCCCTGGAACGCATCGCCCGCATTGACGGTCTGACCCAGATCCCAAACCGCCGCACTTTTGATGAAAGCTTTACCGAGCAATGGCAAAAAAGCCTTGCCGAGCAATCCCCGCTCTCCATCATCTTGTGCGACATCGACTTTTTCAAACGCTACAACGACACTTACGGTCACCAGCAAGGTGACACCTGTCTGTCCAGTGTGGCCAAAGCCCTGGAACAGAGCCTGTCCGACAAAAGCGGCGGACTGGTCGCCCGTTACGGTGGTGAGGAGTTCATCTTCCTGTTGCCCGGAACCTCTCTGGAAGAAGCCACCGCCCACGCTAGAACCGCACGGCACAATGTTGAGCAACTGGCTTTGGAGCATCAGGCTTCCGAAATCGCCGACAATGTCACCCTGAGTCTCGGAGTCTCCTGTACCATTCCCCAAAGCGACATGCAGCCACAGCATCTGATTCGTACGGCTGATGAGGCGTTGTATCAGTCTAAGGAAACGGGGCGGAATCGGGTGACGGCTGTGGAGTTTTCCGGTTAATTTCCTCTCAATTTCACCTTATTTTATGAATCAGATGAGCGAGAGCTGTTGCTTGAAATTTTTTGCGTCAGCAAGGAAGGAGCTATAGTCGTTCTATGGCGACGACCGATAACGCTGCTGACGTGAAAAAGATCTGCAACAACTCCGTGAAGGCTGATTGATGACAACCCCTTGGGAGTCGATTTTGCTCCCCTTTTGTCGACGCAAAAGGGGACCGAAGTGCGGGCGCGGAAGCCCGCGTCACGTGGGTACCAACATCGCGAACGGATGACGTTCGCTGGTGCGATTCGTTTCGGATGACGAACCACTGAAGGTCAAGGTCACAGTCAAGACCGCCGGGTTTCGTCCCGGCAGCCGACAGCCTTTTGACTAGCCGCTCAAAAGGATGCAAAAACCAGCTGAACACCTCCTGAACCTGGATCCACCGACAATGGGTCTGTTTCCGTTATGCTTCACAGATTCGGCTCGCCGCCCTTTTGGTCGGCGAATCTTGCGTCTCATCAGCCATGGCGTAAAACGTTGATAACAGGCTTGCGCCTCACTCTATTTCTTCCGTGGCCCCGCTCAAGCGGGTGGGACGGTGCCCACCCTTGCGGCAGAGTGTCATTTAGCAGCCAAGCCCTCCCGTTCAGCAGCACCGAACGCAATGAACGTCAGCGCAATGGTTGTCGGCAACCTGTCTGAGCGTCAGCGAGTTTTGCCGACATTGCGATGTAAGAGAATGGAGAGAGGGAACCCGATAGGGTGCAATGACGGGAGTCGATTTTGCTCCCCTTTTGTCGACGCAAAAGGGGGCCGACGGGCGGGCGCGGAAGCCCGCGTCACGTGGGTACCAACATCGCGAACGGATGATGTTCGCCAAAGCGGTCAGTTTCGGATGACGAAGCACTGAAGAGCAAGATCAAAGTCAAGGTCGCCGGGTTTCGTCCCGGCAGCCGACATACTTTTGACTGGCCGCTCAAAAGGATGCAAAAACCAGCTTGAACACCTCCTGAACCTGGATCCACCGACAATGCGTCTGTTTCCGTTATGCGTCACGGATTCGGCTCGCCGCCCTTTTGGTCGGCGAATCTTGCGTCTCATCAGCCATGGCGTAAAACGTTGATAACAGGCTTGCGCCTCACTCTATTTCTTCCGTGGCCCCGATCAAGCGGGTGGGACGGTGCCCACCCTTGCGGCAGAGTGTCATTTAGCAGCCAAGCCCTCCCGTTCAGCAGCACCGAACGCAATGAACGTCAGCGCAATGGTTGTCGGCAACCTGTTTGAGCGGTAGCGAGTTTTGCCGACATTGCGATGTAAGAGAATGGAGAGAGGGAACCCGATAGGGTGCAATGACGGGAGTCGATTTTGCCTCCCTTTTGTCGACGCAAAAGGGAGCCGACGGGCGGGCGCGGAAGCCCGCGTCATGTGGGTACCATCATTGCAAACGGATGAGGTTAGACAGAGCAATCCTTTCCGAATGACGAACCATTGAAGATCAAAGTCAAGACCGCCGGGTCTCGTCCCGGCAGCCGACATACTTTTGACTAGCCGCTCAAAAGTATGCAAAAGCCAGCTGAACACCTCCTGCCCCTCAGATCAACCGACACTGTGTCTGTTTCCGCTATGCTTTGCAGATCCGGCTCGCCGCCCTTTAGGCCGGCGAATCATGCAACTCATCATCTTTGGCGTAAAACGTTGATAACAACCTTAAGTCGCGCTCTATCTCTGGTGTGGTACCGATCAAGCGGGCGGGACGGTGCCCGCCCTGCAGTCGTGTGTTATTCAGCAGCCAAGCTCTCCCGTTCAGCAGCGCCGAACGAAGAGAACGGTCAGCGCGATGGTCGTCGGCAACCTGTTTGAGCGTCAGCGAGTTTTGCCGACATCGCGGTGTTAGTAAACGCAGAGAGGGAACCCGTAAGGGCGCAATGACGGGAGTCGATTTTGCGGTACTTTTGTCGACGCAAAAGTGCCCCGACGTGCGGGCGCGGAAGCCCGCGTCACGTGGGTACCACCTTCGCGAACGGATGAAGTTCGCCAGCGCGGTCAGTTTCGGATGACGAACCACTGAAGAGCAAGATCAAAGTCAAGGTCGCCGGGTTTCGTCCCGGCAGCCGACATCCTTTTGACTGGCCGCTCAAAAGGATGCAAAAACCGGCTTGAACTTCTCCTGAACCTGGCCCCACCTACACTGAGTCTGTTTCCGTAATGCTTCACGGATTCGGCTCGCCGCCCTTTAGGTCGGCGAATCTTGCGTCTCATCAGCCATGGCGTAAAACGTTGATAACAACCGCCCGGCTCGTTTTACTTCTTCCGTGGCACCGATCTAACGGGTGGGACGGTGCCCACCCTTCAATCGTGGGTTATTTAGCAACCAAGCCCTCCCGTTCAGCAGCACCGAACGCAATGAGCGTCAACGCGATGGTTGTCGGCAACCTGTTTGAGGACTGATGCCGACTGGGCGAGTTTTGCCGACATCGCGATGTAAGGGAATGGAGAGAGGGAACCCGCCAGGGTGCAATGGTCGGGAGTCGATTTTGCGCCACTTTTGTCGACGCAAAAGTGGTCCGACGTGCGGGCGCGGAAGCCCGCGTCATGTGGGTACCATCAAGGCAAACGGATGAAGCTGACCATCGCAACGATTCCCCCAAAACAAAACTGGCAGAGTGGACTCACCACTCTGCCAGCGTTTTCATCGATCTTAAATAATAACCTACTCCGCCAGCATCTCTCGCAAAGCGCGATAATTGGTCTTACCGGTACCGAGCACCGGAATCTCATCCACCATACGGATCTGACGGATATTATGCAGCGGCGACAACCCGGCATCACGAATCACCTGATTCACCTGCTCGCGTTCCAGCGGTACCCGACTGAACAGCACCAGCTCAGCATGGGTATCCGGATTGATCGCTTCCACGGCAATCAACGGTCCGTCTCCATCCACGGCAACATTTTGTAACTCAGGTGCTGCACCAATCGTCTCCTCAATCGCCGGCAGGGAAATCATCTCACCACCGAGCTTGACAAAGCGTTTGAGCCGTCCGCAAAAGGTCAAACCACCTTGTTCGTTGCGCCGAACCAGATCGCCGGTGTTATACCAGGCTTTGCCGTCAAGCACGATAAACGGTGATTTGACACTCTTTTCAAGATAGCCGTTAAACACATTCGGCCCGCGCACCACCAGGATACCGGCTTGATCCTCGGGCAACGGCTGCATGGTTTCCGGATGAACCAGTTGGTAGTCCATCGACGGCATCACTTGGCCGATGGTGCCCGGCACCGGGTTGTTCGGCGCATTCACGCTGACCAGCGGCGAGCATTCGGTTACACCATAGCCCTCACACACTGTTGCTTGAGGACAACGCTCTGCAAGCAGTTGATAAGTGGATTCCGGGCATTTTTCCGCACCGGTAAAGATCAAACGCAGGCTCTGCAACTGATTTTCATGGGCAGAACCGGCAATGGCGGCGAGAAAGGTCGGCGTACCCACCACCACCGAGCAGCGGTAGGCCTCCACATGTTGCGCCAGAATCGCCCCATCGGTCGGGTTGGGATAATAGGCAGTACGCAGTCCCAGGCATAACGGCATGACAATGGTGCCGGATAAACCAAGAGAGTGAAACGGCGGCAGCATCCCCAACAGGCGATCACTTTCTTTGAGCGGAATCACCTGGGTCATGTCGTCCATGTTGGTGAGGATGTTACGATGGCTCAGCGGTACTGACTTTGGCAACGCCTCACTGCCGCTGGTGAACAACACGGCAGCGGTATCATGAATCTCT encodes the following:
- the nifE gene encoding nitrogenase iron-molybdenum cofactor biosynthesis protein NifE; this encodes MSDKPKIKDLLDESACEHNATKKKACNTTTPGATSGGCAFEGAQISLFPYADAAHLVHGPLTCLSSSWETRATPTSYEGRDMTQMGFTTAVTTNDVIFGGEDKLYDGIVYVMEHYDPKAIFVYSTCVTAMIGDDIDVVCRHAEKKFNIPIVPVHAPGFVGGKNLGSRLGGEAVLKNLIGRKEPQGDVSHAINLIGDYNVTGDMWQYKPILDELGIRILSTLSGDGRIDEICTAHRAKLNVIVCAKSLVTFTRKMKERYGIPFVSVSFYGQRDTTNAIMAIAEGIGDPELIERTRKVLAREEQRLDEQLTPYRELFKGKKAVLNTGGNKSWSIASALQDLGIEVVATSVRKATEADKEKAREYLGENGVLMTNPGAEQAKMIDKFKADLLLAGGRSLYTAIKKGISFIDVNQEKKKSYGAYNGLLSLAEDVKNALENPVFRCVRKEAPWEK
- a CDS encoding DUF3024 domain-containing protein; the protein is MAHKLDEIDHLLLLDRTRLTMSLSEFEIIRLKRLFNAYCEIRIPRELNTKLRLDYRIRGRHLTLYESRHHHEKVDLWYSTAIARFEKDPHQQVWRLFSADRNEDWLPYHPHPEDRDIERLLDCVTDDPTGIFWG
- a CDS encoding sensor domain-containing diguanylate cyclase; this translates as MSSFPQEASSSLQEKKTQGRKVCEKCLELEEMTSALEEYIGRTNEQLLKSEMSDMELEQIFSACADPMVVIRDDGIIVRANRSMLEHLGCCCENVIGHSCTELLSEQECKLANSRKNKSQTDIEITNEDGEIINYIMTTTPLVTLDGTPGTLAQYKDITDRKKAEQALEKAHAALERIARIDGLTQIPNRRTFDESFTEQWQKSLAEQSPLSIILCDIDFFKRYNDTYGHQQGDTCLSSVAKALEQSLSDKSGGLVARYGGEEFIFLLPGTSLEEATAHARTARHNVEQLALEHQASEIADNVTLSLGVSCTIPQSDMQPQHLIRTADEALYQSKETGRNRVTAVEFSG